One Desulfobulbus oligotrophicus DNA segment encodes these proteins:
- a CDS encoding response regulator, whose protein sequence is MSVITVFNALYCNEELIVPQLVKKTGYRLVEDAEIVDQACTLSGLSADRISRAFTAKTSLFNPFTHEKERSIAYLRLAVADILSQGNLVVHGFCAHFIPPPVTHVLRLCLVADMSYRLQQAGRLSSPEKDVLKVIHKNDEDKSAWTQQLLGNADPWDSALYDIVIPTDKIGAEESVHLIIRNLNTDVLVPTAASLAALDDFRLLATVQVALTREGHDVSVAVQSGAVTLTIEKNVLMLSRLEQELKEIVENIEGVKTVTTEVGKDFHQADIYRKLDFQAPSRVLLVDDEREFVQTLSERLLLRDLGSAIAYDGESALEMVREDEPEVMILDLKMPGIDGIEVLKQVKATQPEIEVIILTGHGNETDRETCMQLGAFAYLQKPVDIDILSETMKQANEKIMRRQQGELS, encoded by the coding sequence ATGTCTGTGATAACTGTATTTAATGCGTTGTACTGTAATGAAGAGCTGATCGTACCGCAGCTGGTGAAAAAGACCGGGTATCGGCTGGTGGAAGATGCCGAGATTGTGGATCAGGCCTGTACGTTGTCAGGCCTTTCTGCGGATCGGATCAGCCGGGCTTTCACGGCCAAGACGTCGCTCTTCAACCCCTTCACCCATGAAAAAGAACGGTCCATCGCCTATCTGCGCCTGGCGGTGGCCGACATCCTCTCCCAGGGCAACCTGGTGGTCCACGGTTTCTGTGCCCACTTTATTCCACCACCTGTGACCCATGTTCTGCGTCTCTGTCTGGTGGCGGACATGTCGTATCGGTTGCAGCAGGCCGGGCGTCTCTCTTCCCCGGAAAAGGATGTCCTTAAAGTTATCCATAAAAACGATGAAGATAAGAGTGCCTGGACCCAGCAGCTGCTGGGCAATGCCGATCCCTGGGATTCAGCACTGTACGATATCGTCATTCCCACCGACAAGATCGGTGCGGAAGAAAGCGTGCATCTGATCATCCGTAATCTCAACACCGATGTGCTTGTGCCGACCGCGGCATCGCTGGCCGCACTGGACGACTTCCGTCTCCTAGCCACTGTCCAGGTTGCACTGACCCGGGAAGGACACGACGTCAGCGTTGCTGTTCAAAGTGGTGCGGTGACGCTGACCATTGAAAAGAATGTGCTCATGCTCAGTCGGCTTGAGCAGGAATTGAAAGAGATTGTCGAAAATATCGAAGGCGTGAAAACCGTCACCACCGAAGTCGGTAAAGACTTTCATCAGGCTGATATCTATCGCAAACTCGATTTCCAGGCCCCTTCCCGGGTGCTTCTTGTGGACGATGAACGCGAATTTGTCCAGACCCTTTCTGAACGGCTGCTGCTTCGCGATCTGGGCTCAGCCATTGCCTATGACGGTGAGTCGGCGCTTGAGATGGTTCGTGAAGACGAACCTGAAGTCATGATTCTCGACCTGAAGATGCCCGGCATTGACGGCATAGAGGTACTGAAACAGGTCAAGGCGACCCAGCCGGAAATTGAGGTGATCATCCTCACCGGGCACGGCAATGAAACCGACCGTGAAACCTGTATGCAACTGGGTGCGTTTGCCTATCTCCAGAAACCGGTCGATATCGACATCCTCAGTGAAACGATGAAACAGGCCAATGAAAAGATCATGCGCCGTCAACAGGGAGAGCTGAGCTGA